Genomic window (Mesorhizobium sp. M4B.F.Ca.ET.058.02.1.1):
TCGCAAGCCGCATATTCCGGTCATCCTACTGACGGCGCTGAAGGAGGATGTGGACCGCATCATCGGGCTGGAGCTCGGCGCCGACGACTATCTCGGCAAACCGTTCAACCCGCGCGAGCTTGCCGCCCGCATCCGTGCCGTGCTCAGGCGCTCAGCACCGGAAGAGGCTCCGCCGCGTGTGCGCGTCTACCAGTTCGCCGGCTACAGGCTGGAGCCGGACACGCGCAAGGTGATGGATGCCGAGGGCGCGCTGATCGACCTCACCGGCGCTGAGTTCGACCTGCTGCAGGTCTTCCTCGACCGCCCCGGACGGCTGTTGTCGCGCGATCAGTTACTCGATCTGACGCAAGGCCGCGAGCGTGACCCGCTCGACCGATCCGTCGACGTGCTGATGAGCCGACTGCGGCGCAAGTTCGGTGACGCGGGCGAGGGTCCGCTGTTCAAGACGGTGCGCAATGGCGGCTACCAGCTCACCGCGCGCGTCGAGACGGCCGAGGCCGAAGCATGACCTCGCTGCGCCGGCGCCTGATCATCCTGCTGGTCGCGTCGATCGTCGGCGTCGTGGGCCTTGCCACGTTCGTCGCGATCAAGGTGCTCGGCGGGCCGTCCCCCGAGCTCATCATGCGGCCGGTCGCCCGCCAGGTGCAGCTCATGGTGCAACTGGTTCCGGGCCATGTGGCCGGTCCGAGTGACGCGCCGATCAACATCAGCGACCGTCCCGCCGACGGTTTCGAGGACCTCAAGCACACGCGAGTGCTCAACGACATCCTGCATGACGACGGTCTCGACCTTTCGGCGACCGTCAGCCGCAACCCCGGCAGTCCCGGCATGGTCGCCTCGGTCGCGCTGCCCGGCAATCGCTGGATGATCGTCGACGTGCCGGACTTCAATCCACCGCGCGATGTCTGGTTCGTGCTGGCCGGCTGGATCACGCTGATCGCGCTCGGCGCCACGGCGGTCTCGGTCTATTTCACCGCCGTGCTGGTGCGGCCGCTGGAGATGCTGGAGACGGCGGTCAGCAAGATCGGATCGGACGGCGTGCTGGCGGCGGTGCCGGAGAAGGGGTCGGCGGAAGTCCGGGCGACGGCGCATGCGCTCAATCAGCTCTCCGCCAGGCTGAAGACGGCGATGGAGAGCCGCATGCGGCTGGTCGCCGCCGCCGGCCATGACCTGAGGACGCCGATGACGCGGATGCGGCTCAGGGCTGAATTCCTCGACGACGACCGCGAAAAATGGCTGCACGACCTCGATGAGCTCGACCGCATCGCCGACAGCGCGATCCGGCTGGTGCGCGAGGAGGTCAACCAGGATGCCGTCGAGCCGGTCGACCTGGCGAGGCTGCTGCGCGACATCCAGGCCGAGATGATCTCGCTCGGACATCCGGTCTCTGTCGGCCAGCTCGACAAAGTCTCGGTCAAGGCCGGCGCGCTTGGCCTCAGGCGGGCTCTGCGCAACCTGATCGTCAACGCCGCTACACATGGCAGGGGCTGCAGCGTTGCCCTGACGAGCGCCGGCGGCCAGGCCGTGCTGACCATCGACGATGATGGGCCGGGCATTCCGCCGGAACTGCTCAACAAGGCGTTC
Coding sequences:
- a CDS encoding ATP-binding protein — its product is MTSLRRRLIILLVASIVGVVGLATFVAIKVLGGPSPELIMRPVARQVQLMVQLVPGHVAGPSDAPINISDRPADGFEDLKHTRVLNDILHDDGLDLSATVSRNPGSPGMVASVALPGNRWMIVDVPDFNPPRDVWFVLAGWITLIALGATAVSVYFTAVLVRPLEMLETAVSKIGSDGVLAAVPEKGSAEVRATAHALNQLSARLKTAMESRMRLVAAAGHDLRTPMTRMRLRAEFLDDDREKWLHDLDELDRIADSAIRLVREEVNQDAVEPVDLARLLRDIQAEMISLGHPVSVGQLDKVSVKAGALGLRRALRNLIVNAATHGRGCSVALTSAGGQAVLTIDDDGPGIPPELLNKAFEPFFRVNPGRLQSIPGAGLGLAIAKEIIERYGGTIALENRAGGGCRRGWLFEPFPSAKNTSQLEALRVRMLT
- a CDS encoding response regulator transcription factor; translation: MQAQPHILVVDDDREIRTLLGRYLDGQGFRVSVAADRRESEQKLGSGQFDLIVLDVMLPDGSGLDICRALRDRKPHIPVILLTALKEDVDRIIGLELGADDYLGKPFNPRELAARIRAVLRRSAPEEAPPRVRVYQFAGYRLEPDTRKVMDAEGALIDLTGAEFDLLQVFLDRPGRLLSRDQLLDLTQGRERDPLDRSVDVLMSRLRRKFGDAGEGPLFKTVRNGGYQLTARVETAEAEA